The candidate division KSB1 bacterium region TAATCTTCAACCACGGAATAGGCGGTGATGTAGCAGCCTGTTTCCAGCTTGCACTTCTTCCCGATGCTGGTGAGGTTCTCGATTGTCACCCCGCGGCCGACGATGGTGTACTCGCCGATCGTTACGTTTTCGCGAATCGCGGCCGTGTCTGCGACCAGTACCCCCTCGCCAATCTCGCAGCCGGCGTAGATCACAACGCCGGCGCCGATCAGGCAGCCGGAGCCAATCCGCGCTGGCGGCAGCGGCTTTGCGTCCTGGAAGATGCTGCGTTTGGCCCGCATCGGCTGCTTGCCGATTACGGTATGATCATCGATCCGCACGCGATCGCCGATGACTGTGCCTTCGTGGATGATCACCCCGTGACCGATCCTGCACTCGGCCCCGATCGTGACGTTCGCTTCGATCACCACAAAATGGCCGATCTGTGTGCCCTCGCCGATTCTGGCTGTAGGGTCAACGTAGGAATCCATTCCATCCTCCCAGTTGAGGTCCCGTTGTTTGCCATCATTCAGTCCAGAGAGACCGGCTCTCCGCCTCGCTTGAGGGAGCGCTGGGCTCCCTCAAGAACCCGCACTACCCGGAGGCCATCCCTACCGTCGGAGCGTGGACGCTCGCCGGTGC contains the following coding sequences:
- a CDS encoding DapH/DapD/GlmU-related protein, with amino-acid sequence MDSYVDPTARIGEGTQIGHFVVIEANVTIGAECRIGHGVIIHEGTVIGDRVRIDDHTVIGKQPMRAKRSIFQDAKPLPPARIGSGCLIGAGVVIYAGCEIGEGVLVADTAAIRENVTIGEYTIVGRGVTIENLTSIGKKCKLETGCYITAYSVVEDYCFVAPKVTTTNDNYLGRTEERFKHFKGVTLRRGGRIGGGAVILPGIEIGEDAVVAAGAVVTKNIPPRQVWVGVPARYMKDTPTEQLLENQGWD